The region TATCCGCCGGGGCCTGCTCCGAGAACGACGACGTCATAGTGGGTCACCCGCCCAACCCTAGTAGGGGATGAGCCCGACGAAACAGCGGCTCACGTGTTGGCAGAAGTAGGTGCCGTGCAACACCGCCGCGGCGCCGAGCGCGGCCAGCGGCGCCGACATCAGCCCGATCGCCAGTGCCGCGACAAGCGGCTTGTCGACCACCATCGCGGCCAACACCGCGCCGACCGTGCAGACGATCACGAAGATCAGCACCACGAACACCGGCGGCGTCTTGTCCAGCGAGTGGAACCACCAGTAATAGAGCCCCCACCCGGCCGCGGCGCCGAGAATCCACACCCCCGCCACCACAAGGACGAAGGTCCAGCGCTTTAGGTACTTGTAGGTGCCTTCGACGACCTCCGGATGCACGACGGGAGGCAGCGGCCCGGTCGGGGTGTCCGCGCCGTTTGCGGGGTCACGTTCGGCGGCCAACGGCTGCACCGGATCGGGCATCGCCGGAAATTCGCCGGTGAACACCGGCGAATACGGCTGCGTGGGGTCACCCGGCAGCGTTTCTTGTTCGGTCGGATTAAGCACCGTGCACCACCTGGATCGTGACCAGCACCGAGAACCACCCCGGCGCGATGGCCAGCACGAAGGCACCGAGCGCGGTCAGCCAGCGTCGCCCGGACAGCAGGATCGTCAGCATGCCGATCACGCTGGGCACCGCGATCACGAGTGCGACCACGATGTCGGGCCGGATCGCGGCCTTCACCAGCAGCGTCGAGGCGATCCCCGCGATCTGTCCGACCGCGAGACCCACAAGCATTGCGCCGGCCAGCAGCCACGCGCGCGGGAGGGCTATCACGTTTGGAACGATAGGCGCGCCGCCGCGGTCCTCGGCGGTCCGCCACGCAAGGTCACGGACGAAGATGCGCAGCTGTGATCAAGCCCTGACCTAGGCTCGCTGGGTGAGCGTTTCCACCTCCGGTGCCGGGTCGCCGTCGGAACTCGCGCAAGCACTGGAGGGCACCGGCTACCTGGCCGACGAGGGTGTCGCGACGGCCGCCTACCTGGCGCTGCGGATGGGTCGGCCGCTGTTCTGCGAGGGCGAGCCGGGCACCGGCAAGACGTCACTGGCCGCCGCGTTGGCCGAGGCGTTGGGCCTGCCGTTGATCCGGTTGCAGTGCCACGAAGGCATCGACGCCGCCCAAGCGCTCTACGACTGGGACTTCCCGCGGCAGTTGCTGCATCTGCGGACGCTGGAGGCGGCGGGACATCTGGACGCCGACTCCGCGGAACGCTCGCTCTACACCGAGCGGTTCCTGCTCGCGCGGCCGCTGCTGCGGGCGCTCACCGAGGCACCCTGCGTGCTGCTGGTCGACGAAATCGACAGGGCCGACGACGAATTCGAGGCGTTCCTGCTCGAAGTGCTCGACGAGAACGCCGTCACGATCCCCGAACTCGGCGA is a window of Mycobacterium sp. 3519A DNA encoding:
- a CDS encoding putative holin yields the protein MIALPRAWLLAGAMLVGLAVGQIAGIASTLLVKAAIRPDIVVALVIAVPSVIGMLTILLSGRRWLTALGAFVLAIAPGWFSVLVTIQVVHGA
- a CDS encoding MoxR family ATPase, with amino-acid sequence MSVSTSGAGSPSELAQALEGTGYLADEGVATAAYLALRMGRPLFCEGEPGTGKTSLAAALAEALGLPLIRLQCHEGIDAAQALYDWDFPRQLLHLRTLEAAGHLDADSAERSLYTERFLLARPLLRALTEAPCVLLVDEIDRADDEFEAFLLEVLDENAVTIPELGEVRAATPPLVVLTSNRTRDVHDALKRRCLYHWLEHPDLAREIAILRRRIPGIAEALADQVARAVHALRAMELVKPPGVAESLDWARALRELDRDALDAQTAAATLGAVVKYHEDAERVVRAGLDRLLAG